A genomic region of Mycobacterium sp. Aquia_213 contains the following coding sequences:
- a CDS encoding ACP S-malonyltransferase, protein MIALLAPGQGSQTEGMLSPWLELPGASEQLTLWSKASGLDLVRLGTTASNEEITDTAVTQPLVVAATLLAHQELTKRGVLGGEDFIVAGHSVGEIAAYAIAGVMGADDAVALAATRGAEMAKACAAEPTGMSAVLGGDETEVLARLEQLDLFPANRNAAGQIVAAGPLTALEKLAEDPPAKARVRALGVAGAFHTKYMASAMDGYAAAAAAIATAEPTATLLSNRDGKPVTTAAAAMEALVAQLIQPVRWDLCTATLASHDVKAIVEFPPAGTLAGIAKRELRGVTVRAVKTPADLDALADI, encoded by the coding sequence GTGATTGCGTTACTTGCGCCCGGACAGGGTTCGCAGACCGAGGGGATGCTCTCGCCGTGGCTGGAATTGCCAGGGGCGAGCGAGCAGCTGACTCTGTGGTCGAAGGCCAGCGGCCTCGATCTGGTCCGACTGGGCACCACCGCATCGAACGAAGAGATCACCGACACGGCGGTCACTCAGCCACTGGTCGTCGCGGCCACTCTGCTCGCACACCAGGAGCTGACCAAGCGCGGCGTGCTCGGCGGCGAAGACTTCATCGTGGCCGGCCACTCGGTCGGCGAGATCGCCGCGTACGCGATCGCCGGTGTGATGGGCGCCGATGACGCCGTCGCCCTGGCCGCCACCCGTGGCGCCGAGATGGCCAAGGCGTGTGCCGCCGAGCCGACCGGCATGTCCGCGGTGCTGGGCGGGGACGAGACCGAAGTCCTGGCCCGCCTCGAGCAGCTCGACCTGTTCCCTGCCAACCGCAATGCGGCCGGGCAGATCGTCGCCGCCGGCCCGCTGACCGCGCTGGAAAAGCTCGCCGAAGACCCGCCGGCCAAGGCCCGGGTGCGCGCTCTCGGCGTGGCCGGTGCGTTCCACACCAAGTACATGGCGTCCGCGATGGACGGCTATGCCGCCGCGGCTGCCGCCATCGCGACCGCCGAGCCCACTGCGACGCTGCTGTCCAACCGCGACGGAAAGCCGGTCACTACGGCGGCGGCGGCGATGGAAGCGCTGGTCGCTCAGCTGATCCAGCCGGTGCGGTGGGACCTGTGCACCGCAACGCTGGCTTCCCACGATGTCAAGGCGATTGTGGAGTTCCCGCCCGCGGGCACCCTCGCCGGCATCGCCAAACGAGAACTTCGGGGGGTGACGGTACGTGCCGTCAAGACGCCCGCAGACCTGGACGCGCTGGCCGACATTTGA
- a CDS encoding PucR family transcriptional regulator: MNDNPFAGPFAKHPRSPLETLDTVPESVLRRLKQYSGRLATEAVTAMGERLPFFAELEASQRASVALVVQTAVVNFVEWMQDPHSNVSYTAQAFELVPQELTRRIALRHSVDMVRVTMEFFEEVVPLLARSEEQLTALTVGILKYSRDLAFSFASAYADAAEARGSWDSRMEASVVDAVVRGDTGPELLSRAAALNWDTTAPATVVVGTPVSSRDNTNGEIASERASQIVRDTAAHHGRAALTDVHGTWLVAIVSGHLSPTDKFLGDLLSAFSAGPVVIGPTAPMLTAAYHSASEAISGMNAAAGWAGAPRPVHARELLPERALMGDASAIVALHTDVMGPLADAGPTLIETLDAYLDCGGAIEACARKLFVHPNTVRYRLKRITDFTGRDPTQPRDAYVLRVAATVGQLNYPTNPSSVGNSAITAVPLPVRGGSAASSVR, translated from the coding sequence GTGAATGACAACCCCTTCGCCGGCCCGTTCGCCAAGCATCCGAGGTCGCCACTCGAGACCTTGGACACGGTCCCCGAATCGGTCCTGCGGCGGCTGAAGCAGTATTCCGGCCGGCTGGCGACCGAGGCGGTCACGGCCATGGGCGAGCGATTGCCGTTCTTCGCCGAACTGGAAGCGTCCCAGCGGGCCAGCGTGGCGCTGGTGGTGCAGACGGCCGTGGTGAACTTCGTCGAGTGGATGCAGGACCCACATAGCAACGTCAGCTACACCGCGCAGGCCTTCGAGCTGGTGCCCCAGGAGCTCACCCGCCGGATCGCGTTGCGCCACAGCGTGGACATGGTGCGGGTGACCATGGAGTTCTTCGAAGAAGTCGTGCCGCTGCTGGCCCGCTCCGAGGAGCAGCTGACCGCGCTGACCGTGGGCATCTTGAAATACAGCCGGGACCTGGCGTTCAGCTTCGCGTCGGCCTACGCGGACGCGGCCGAGGCCCGGGGCAGCTGGGACAGCCGGATGGAGGCCAGCGTCGTCGACGCGGTGGTGCGCGGCGACACCGGCCCCGAGCTGCTGTCCCGCGCGGCGGCGCTGAACTGGGACACCACCGCGCCGGCGACGGTCGTGGTCGGCACCCCGGTCTCCAGCCGCGACAACACCAACGGCGAGATTGCCAGCGAGCGGGCCAGCCAAATCGTCCGCGACACCGCCGCTCATCACGGACGGGCGGCCCTCACCGACGTGCACGGCACCTGGCTGGTGGCCATCGTGTCGGGGCACTTGTCGCCGACCGACAAGTTTCTGGGCGATCTGTTGAGCGCATTCTCTGCGGGCCCCGTGGTCATCGGGCCCACCGCCCCGATGCTGACCGCGGCCTATCACAGCGCCAGCGAGGCCATCTCCGGGATGAACGCCGCCGCCGGCTGGGCCGGCGCGCCGCGGCCTGTACACGCCCGAGAGCTCCTGCCGGAGCGTGCCCTAATGGGAGACGCCTCAGCCATTGTCGCGTTGCACACCGACGTGATGGGACCTCTGGCCGACGCCGGGCCCACGCTGATCGAAACTCTTGATGCTTACTTAGATTGCGGCGGCGCAATTGAGGCCTGCGCCCGCAAGTTGTTCGTTCATCCAAACACCGTGCGATATCGACTCAAGCGCATCACCGACTTCACCGGGCGCGATCCGACCCAACCACGCGACGCATACGTGTTGCGAGTGGCCGCGACGGTCGGCCAACTCAACTACCCCACCAACCCCTCCAGTGTTGGTAACAGCGCGATAACTGCGGTTCCATTGCCGGTCAGAGGGGGTTCCGCGGCGTCATCCGTGCGATAG
- the aceE gene encoding pyruvate dehydrogenase (acetyl-transferring), homodimeric type — protein MTTEFARHDLAKTPSNGSEPDRVRVIRDGVASYLPDIDPEETSEWLESFDALLERSGPARARYLMLRLLERAGEQRVAIPALTSTDYVNTIPTELEPWFPGDEDVERRFRAWIRWNAAIMVHRAQRPGIGVGGHISTYASSAALYEVGFNHFFRGKTHPGGGDQIFIQGHASPGIYARAFLEGRLTADRLDGFRQEHSHPGGGLPSYPHPRLMPDFWEFPTVSMGLGPMNAIYQARFNHYLHDRGIKDTSDQHVWAFLGDGEMDEPESRGLIQVAANEALDNLTFVINCNLQRLDGPVRGNGKIIQELESFFRGAGWNVIKVVWGREWDALLHADRDGALVNLMNTTPDGDYQTYKANDGAYVRDHFFGRDPRTKALVEAMTDSEIWNLKRGGHDYRKVYAAYRAAVDHKGQPTVILAKTIKGYSLGAHFQGRNATHQMKKLAIEDLKYFRDAIRIPISDAQLEEDPYLPPYYHPGPDAPEIRYMLDRRRQLGGFLPERLTKAKVLKLPSRDIYAPLKKGSGHQEVATTMALVRTFKEVMRDKEIGPRIVPIIPDEARTFGMDSWFPSLKIYNRLGQLYTAVDAELMLAYKESEIGQILHEGINEAGSTASFTAAGTSYATHNEPMIPLYIFYSMFGFQRTGDGLWAAADQMARGFVLGATAGRTTLTGEGLQHADGHSLLLAATNPAVVSYDPAFAYEIAYIVESGLARMFGPNPENIYFYITIYNEPYVQPPEPHNLDPEGVLRGIYRYQAASERRTNTAQILASGVAMPSAVKAAEMLAAEWDVAADVWSVTSWGELNRDGLAIQQAQLRHPDKQAGVPYITKTLEGTTGPVIAVSDWMRGVPEQIRPWVPGTYVTLGTDGFGFSDTRPAARRYFNTDAESQVVAVLEALARDGEIDPSVPVAAARQYKIDDVQAAPKQTSDPGVS, from the coding sequence TTGACGACCGAGTTCGCGCGCCACGATTTGGCCAAAACCCCAAGCAACGGAAGCGAACCCGATCGCGTCCGGGTGATCCGAGACGGCGTCGCGTCATATCTGCCCGACATCGATCCCGAGGAAACGTCGGAGTGGCTGGAGTCGTTCGACGCGCTGCTGGAGCGCTCGGGCCCGGCGCGGGCGCGCTACCTGATGTTGCGGTTGCTGGAACGAGCGGGTGAACAGCGGGTGGCCATCCCGGCGCTCACGTCGACCGACTACGTCAACACCATCCCGACCGAGCTGGAGCCGTGGTTCCCCGGCGATGAGGACGTCGAACGTCGCTTCCGGGCCTGGATCCGGTGGAACGCCGCGATCATGGTGCACCGCGCCCAGCGTCCGGGAATCGGCGTGGGGGGCCACATTTCGACGTACGCCTCGTCGGCGGCGCTGTACGAGGTCGGCTTCAACCACTTCTTCCGCGGCAAGACGCATCCCGGCGGCGGGGATCAGATCTTCATCCAAGGCCACGCGTCCCCGGGGATTTACGCGCGCGCGTTCCTGGAAGGCCGGCTGACCGCCGACCGGCTCGACGGCTTCCGGCAGGAGCACAGCCACCCGGGCGGCGGGCTGCCGTCCTACCCGCACCCGCGGCTGATGCCCGACTTCTGGGAGTTCCCGACGGTGTCGATGGGCCTGGGCCCGATGAACGCCATCTACCAGGCCCGCTTCAACCACTACCTGCACGACCGCGGCATCAAGGACACCTCGGATCAGCACGTGTGGGCGTTCCTCGGCGACGGTGAGATGGACGAACCGGAAAGCCGCGGCCTGATCCAGGTCGCCGCCAACGAGGCGCTGGACAATCTGACGTTCGTCATCAACTGCAACCTGCAACGCCTCGACGGCCCGGTGCGCGGCAACGGCAAGATCATCCAGGAGCTCGAGTCGTTCTTCCGCGGCGCCGGCTGGAACGTCATCAAGGTGGTCTGGGGCCGCGAGTGGGACGCCCTGCTGCACGCCGACCGCGACGGCGCGCTGGTGAATCTGATGAACACCACGCCCGACGGCGACTACCAAACCTACAAGGCCAACGACGGCGCGTACGTCCGCGACCACTTCTTCGGCCGCGATCCGCGCACCAAGGCGCTCGTCGAGGCGATGACCGATTCGGAGATCTGGAACCTCAAGCGCGGTGGGCACGACTACCGCAAGGTCTACGCCGCCTACCGGGCCGCCGTCGACCACAAGGGACAGCCGACGGTGATCCTGGCCAAGACGATCAAGGGCTACTCGCTGGGCGCGCACTTCCAGGGCCGCAATGCCACGCATCAGATGAAAAAGCTTGCGATAGAAGACCTTAAGTATTTCCGCGACGCCATCCGGATTCCGATCAGCGACGCTCAGCTGGAGGAAGACCCCTACCTCCCGCCCTACTACCACCCCGGACCCGACGCCCCCGAGATCCGCTACATGCTGGACCGGCGTCGCCAGCTGGGCGGCTTCCTGCCCGAGCGCCTGACGAAGGCCAAGGTGCTCAAGCTTCCGAGCCGCGACATCTACGCCCCGCTGAAGAAGGGCTCGGGGCACCAAGAGGTCGCCACCACGATGGCGCTGGTGCGCACATTCAAAGAAGTGATGCGGGACAAGGAGATTGGCCCGCGGATCGTGCCGATCATTCCCGACGAGGCCCGCACGTTCGGCATGGACTCGTGGTTCCCGTCGCTGAAGATCTACAACCGCCTCGGCCAGCTCTACACGGCCGTGGACGCCGAGTTGATGTTGGCGTACAAGGAAAGTGAAATCGGCCAGATCCTGCACGAGGGCATCAACGAGGCCGGCTCGACGGCGTCGTTCACCGCGGCCGGCACGTCGTACGCGACGCACAACGAGCCGATGATCCCGCTCTACATCTTCTATTCGATGTTCGGGTTCCAGCGCACCGGCGACGGCCTCTGGGCCGCGGCCGACCAGATGGCGCGCGGGTTCGTGCTGGGGGCCACCGCGGGGCGCACCACCCTGACCGGTGAGGGCTTGCAGCACGCCGACGGTCACTCGCTGCTGTTGGCCGCCACCAACCCGGCGGTGGTCTCCTACGACCCCGCGTTCGCCTACGAAATCGCCTACATCGTCGAGAGCGGGCTGGCCCGGATGTTCGGCCCCAACCCGGAGAACATCTACTTCTACATCACCATCTACAACGAGCCGTATGTCCAACCGCCGGAGCCGCACAACCTGGATCCCGAGGGCGTGCTGCGCGGGATCTACCGCTACCAAGCGGCCAGCGAGCGACGCACCAACACCGCGCAGATCCTGGCCTCCGGCGTCGCGATGCCGTCGGCGGTGAAGGCCGCCGAAATGCTGGCCGCCGAGTGGGACGTCGCCGCCGACGTGTGGTCGGTGACCAGCTGGGGTGAGCTGAACCGCGACGGGCTGGCGATCCAGCAGGCTCAGCTGCGGCATCCCGACAAGCAGGCCGGCGTCCCGTACATCACGAAGACGCTGGAAGGGACCACCGGGCCGGTGATCGCCGTATCGGACTGGATGCGCGGGGTGCCCGAGCAGATCCGGCCGTGGGTGCCCGGCACCTACGTCACGCTGGGCACCGACGGGTTCGGCTTCTCCGACACCCGCCCGGCGGCCCGGCGGTACTTCAACACCGACGCCGAGTCGCAGGTGGTGGCGGTGCTCGAGGCGCTGGCCCGCGACGGCGAGATCGATCCGTCGGTGCCGGTCGCGGCGGCCCGTCAGTACAAGATCGACGACGTGCAGGCCGCTCCCAAGCAGACGTCCGACCCCGGCGTGTCCTAG
- a CDS encoding DUF3052 domain-containing protein, with protein sequence MVAADDASNYARKLGVQRDQVVQEFGWDEDTDDDIRAAVEEACGSELLDEDTDEVVDVVLLWWRDGDGDLVDTLMDAISPLAEDGVIWVLTPKTGKPGHVLPAEIAEAAPTAGLMPTSSVNLGDWSASRLVQPKSRAGKR encoded by the coding sequence GTGGTCGCGGCGGATGACGCCTCGAACTACGCTCGCAAACTGGGCGTCCAACGAGATCAGGTTGTCCAGGAGTTTGGCTGGGACGAGGACACCGACGACGACATCCGCGCCGCGGTCGAGGAAGCCTGTGGATCGGAGCTGCTCGACGAAGACACCGACGAGGTGGTTGACGTCGTGCTGCTCTGGTGGCGAGACGGCGACGGCGACCTGGTGGACACCCTGATGGACGCCATCAGCCCGTTGGCCGAGGACGGCGTGATCTGGGTGCTGACGCCCAAGACCGGCAAGCCCGGCCATGTGCTGCCCGCCGAGATCGCCGAGGCGGCTCCGACGGCCGGCCTGATGCCGACGTCGTCGGTCAACCTGGGGGACTGGAGCGCCAGCCGGCTGGTGCAACCGAAGTCGCGCGCCGGGAAGCGGTAA
- a CDS encoding peroxiredoxin translates to MLTVGTTAPDFTLRDQNQQRVTLSAYRGAKNVLLVFFPLAFTGICQGELDLLRDHLPEFENDDSVTLAISVGPPPTHKIWSIESGFTFPVLSDFWPHGEVCQAYGVFNDQAGYSNRGTFVVDRSGIIQFAEMKEPGEARDQRLWTDALEALRA, encoded by the coding sequence ATGCTGACCGTCGGGACGACGGCCCCCGATTTCACTCTGCGCGACCAGAACCAGCAGCGCGTCACCCTGAGCGCCTATCGCGGCGCCAAGAACGTTCTGCTGGTGTTCTTTCCGCTGGCCTTCACCGGGATCTGCCAGGGCGAGCTGGACCTGCTGCGCGATCACCTGCCCGAATTCGAAAACGACGACAGCGTGACGCTGGCGATCTCGGTGGGTCCGCCGCCGACGCACAAGATCTGGTCCATCGAAAGCGGGTTCACGTTTCCGGTGCTGTCGGATTTCTGGCCGCACGGCGAGGTCTGCCAGGCCTATGGCGTGTTCAACGACCAGGCCGGCTATTCGAACCGCGGCACCTTCGTCGTCGACCGGTCCGGGATCATCCAGTTTGCCGAGATGAAAGAGCCCGGTGAGGCTCGCGATCAGCGATTGTGGACCGATGCGCTGGAGGCGTTGCGGGCCTGA
- a CDS encoding PPE family protein — protein sequence MYAGPGSGPLLAAAVAWDEVAAELESSAAGYSASVSDLTGLTWLGPSSMAMSGAAAPYVAWLQAAGAQAGITAAQAYAAAAAYEAAFAMTVPPPLIASNRAQLLALIATNFFGQNTAAIAATEAEYMAMWVQDAAAMYGYATEAETASTLQSFDEPPQTTNPNGQTDQATSVAQTTADTTSARTQSLTQMTQSLATQQANLVDPPLPPGSTANIAPGGATIEPGVTFTVTPGNPVNASVGAAFTADSYVTWSYQGQIFGSYATPLLRESYGFTFLSGTFTAYPPWVGGAGFTIPSGSVTAGAGVEVTIDASTGLVTAINSGTITTGSVFTPVVPSSSSALAAAPAAMATSAPGLAGTAAIQPQLNVDALMDALAAAAE from the coding sequence ATGTATGCCGGTCCGGGATCAGGGCCGCTGCTGGCCGCCGCGGTGGCCTGGGATGAGGTGGCTGCCGAGCTCGAATCCTCGGCGGCCGGCTACTCCGCGTCGGTGTCGGACCTGACCGGTCTGACCTGGCTCGGGCCGTCGTCGATGGCCATGTCCGGCGCGGCCGCACCCTACGTGGCGTGGCTACAAGCCGCGGGCGCCCAAGCCGGCATCACCGCCGCCCAGGCCTATGCGGCGGCCGCGGCGTATGAGGCCGCGTTTGCGATGACGGTGCCCCCACCGCTGATCGCGTCGAACCGCGCCCAGTTGCTGGCGCTGATCGCCACCAACTTCTTCGGGCAAAACACCGCCGCGATCGCGGCCACCGAAGCCGAATACATGGCGATGTGGGTCCAAGACGCCGCCGCCATGTACGGCTACGCCACCGAAGCCGAAACGGCCAGCACGCTGCAGTCGTTCGACGAACCGCCGCAGACCACCAACCCGAATGGTCAGACCGACCAGGCCACCTCGGTGGCCCAGACCACCGCCGACACCACCAGCGCCCGCACCCAATCCCTGACCCAAATGACCCAGAGCCTCGCCACTCAGCAGGCCAACCTCGTCGACCCGCCCCTGCCCCCCGGCAGCACCGCCAACATCGCACCCGGCGGCGCCACCATCGAACCCGGCGTGACCTTCACCGTCACCCCCGGCAACCCCGTCAACGCCAGTGTTGGCGCCGCGTTCACAGCCGACAGCTACGTCACCTGGTCGTACCAAGGACAGATCTTCGGCAGCTACGCAACTCCGTTGCTCAGGGAGTCCTACGGCTTCACGTTCCTGAGTGGCACCTTTACCGCATACCCGCCCTGGGTAGGAGGCGCCGGGTTCACCATCCCCAGCGGCTCCGTCACCGCCGGCGCCGGTGTCGAAGTCACCATCGACGCCAGCACCGGCCTCGTCACCGCCATCAACAGCGGCACTATCACTACCGGCTCCGTCTTCACTCCCGTTGTGCCCAGCTCGTCGAGCGCGTTGGCTGCGGCACCGGCGGCCATGGCAACCAGCGCACCGGGCCTGGCGGGAACCGCCGCGATCCAACCCCAACTCAATGTCGACGCACTCATGGACGCTCTGGCAGCCGCTGCCGAGTAG
- a CDS encoding DUF2510 domain-containing protein, protein MPSEHAPPPPKSAPGWYPDPAGVGHGLQRYFDGRNWTSEWAFATDSTEPQKKGISGKATLALAALSTLVLLIIVGKSWGFDAKNDSQSTSGSSPTTAGPSTLTEAAPPTPTGPKKPDGVAFATAPGPNGDVVNARFAIRDNYTETMIKDGARLDTIDILRYARATYPDASAVNVQGTFPMTDPYGNTSTQVAIDLTYSRETLNKINFDGVSKISIWEIRDSGSVLAAFEP, encoded by the coding sequence ATGCCATCTGAACATGCGCCGCCCCCGCCCAAATCGGCGCCGGGATGGTACCCCGATCCCGCCGGGGTAGGCCACGGGTTGCAACGGTACTTCGACGGCCGCAACTGGACCAGCGAGTGGGCTTTCGCGACAGACTCCACGGAGCCGCAGAAGAAAGGTATATCGGGAAAGGCGACCCTGGCCCTGGCGGCACTCAGCACGCTCGTTCTTCTCATCATCGTCGGCAAGAGCTGGGGTTTCGACGCAAAGAATGACAGCCAATCGACGTCGGGAAGCAGTCCGACCACGGCGGGACCCTCGACACTGACCGAGGCGGCGCCACCGACACCGACCGGCCCCAAGAAGCCGGACGGCGTAGCCTTCGCCACTGCTCCAGGCCCCAACGGCGACGTCGTCAACGCGCGATTCGCGATTCGTGACAACTACACCGAGACGATGATCAAAGACGGTGCGCGGCTCGACACCATCGACATTCTCAGGTACGCAAGAGCGACCTACCCCGACGCTTCCGCGGTGAACGTTCAGGGCACCTTCCCGATGACCGACCCGTACGGCAATACCTCGACTCAGGTTGCCATCGACCTCACGTATTCACGAGAAACGTTGAACAAGATCAACTTCGATGGCGTGAGCAAAATCAGCATCTGGGAGATCCGCGATTCCGGCTCCGTTCTTGCGGCCTTTGAGCCCTAG